AGGCGCGTATTTACCTAGTGTGAGTCCGCATTTACCAGTCATAATTTTGACTTTTCATAGATACCTATTACTCTAAAAAAGAAGTCGCCGTGTTGTATAGCAACGGACAGGGAGCTTAGGACAGCAATAAAATCACAAAGTACGCTGTTGAAGACGCGTTTCCCGCAAACTGTCCTAACGGCTTTGGCGACTGCTATACTAGCTAAATCTTAGTTAAAGCAAGAAACGCGATAAAAACATCGTCTCTACAATAATTAGTCTTTTGTAGAGACGGCGATTTATCGCGTCTTTGTGATGATTTATCGCATCTTTAGCGATACTAGAATTCAGATGAGATATTAGCTAATTTAGTCCATTAGATGCTGCTGTACTTGGGAAACTAGTTCATTTGTCCAGTAGTTGGCGAGTTCGGCATTGGCTGCTTCCACCATTACTCTAATGACTGGTTCTGTGCCAGAGGCGCGAACCAAAATTCTGCCGGAATCGCCCATTGCAGCTTCAGCAAGAGCGATCGCTTTTTGTACAGGTTGACAATCTTGCCATCCCAAACGGCGATCGCGATCGACAACGCGCACGTTGCGCAACAATTGTGGATAGGTTTGGAAGCTTCGATCTACTAATTCGCTCAAGGGAACACCCGCCTCTCTCACCAAAGATGCTATGTGTAATGCTGTTAACAAGCCATCTCCAGTTACGGCATAGTGACGGCAAAGAATATGCCCTGATTGTTCGCCACCTAGCATTCCCCCAGTGCGCTGCATTTCGGCTTGCACGTATTGGTCGCCGACTGCGGTACGAATTAAGTTACCACCAATTTGCTGCCAAGCTTTCTCAAAGCCTAAGTTGGCCATGACTGTAGATACAATCAAGTTGTCTGGCAATTGTTGGTTTTGTTGTAAGTGCCGTCCCCACAGGTAGAGAATGTAATCGCCGTTAACTTGCCTGCCTGTATTGTCTACTGCTAAGACGCGATCGGCATCGCCATCGAAGCCAAAGCCGATGTCGGCGTTGTGTTCTTGTACCGTTGCTGCCAGAATGTCTAGGTGCGTAGAACCACAGTTAACATTAATGCGATCGCCATCTGCCTCGTTATGCAAGCAGATTACCTCTGCCCCCATTTCTGTAAATACTGATGGTGCTAACCCAACTGCTGCACCCCACGCCAAGTCTAAAACAATCTTCATTCCCTGAAGATTTAGGGCACCATTCAAGGGTTTTTTCAACGCCGAGCTATAATCTTTCACTAACTCGAAACGTGAGTAATGCCGTCCGCAATTACTGACTCTCGCGATCGGTGATATCTTGCCACGCAGTCCCGCTTCAATTTCTGTCTGCAATATTTGCGGTAACTTCCCACCATTGCCACCAAAAACCTTAATCCCATTGTCTTCTGGAGGATTGTGGCTGGCAGAAATCATCACTCCGCCAATGGCATCACTGATACTGGTGAGATAGGCAACGCAAGGAGTGGGGCATAATCCCAAATACCAAACCTCTAACCCCGCTGCTGTTAACCCTGCACTCAAAGCCATTGCCAGCATATCGCTGGAGTTTCTAGAATCCTGTCCGAGAATGACTGGCCCTACTTGAGTAGTATGGTTACGTAAAACAATCCCCGTCCAAAAACCAACTTGCAATGCTAGAGGCGCATTCAGTAATTCTCCCACTCGTCCGCGAATCCCATCTGTGCCAAATAAGGGATTTGCTGGTAATGGGATTAAATTCAGTCCAAAACTGCTCTCAATCCCTTTGCCCAATCCCTCAACTTCAGAAGTAGAACCCCCAGAAATGCCCGATGTCCGAGTTATAGATGAAACCATATTTTTAAACACTCCACACAATTACACTGAAAAATAAATAGCACTTAAGACTTTATTCAGCAATTTTGACATGCTTTTTCTCTTTAGAAATTCATTCTAGATCGAGATGTATTTACGTAATAATACTGAATTTTTCTTTCTTGGATTGTAAATCTTTGATAAAGTCAGTATTGGTTTTTACGTTATTAGTAAAGTCTCCACATCTTAGCTAATTATTCCTTTTATGCCGACAAATTTCGTTTTGATTTTTATCTGTATTAGTTCACACTTTATAATGCTACATACTAAGTAATAATGTAATAAATATTACTTTTGGCGCATCACAAAGATTTTCAACCAAGCTGAAAATGAAAGCAAAATTCAGCTAATAACAACAAAAAATCAAAATACTGAAATCTAAAATTCTGTTCTCTTAGCCTTGTTGCTGTGTAAAAAACGACAGAATCATCGCAGCTTAAAAAATTTTAATATAAATTCTCATCAAATAGTTTTAAGGTAACGTTTTAATGGCTTTTTTAGCCGTTAGTGAATCAAAACTCCGGCAGTTAACTTTTTAAAGTTGAGAAATTTAGCATGAGCAGCAATTTAGCAACCAAATTACGTGTAGGC
This portion of the Nostoc sp. GT001 genome encodes:
- the glmM gene encoding phosphoglucosamine mutase — protein: MVSSITRTSGISGGSTSEVEGLGKGIESSFGLNLIPLPANPLFGTDGIRGRVGELLNAPLALQVGFWTGIVLRNHTTQVGPVILGQDSRNSSDMLAMALSAGLTAAGLEVWYLGLCPTPCVAYLTSISDAIGGVMISASHNPPEDNGIKVFGGNGGKLPQILQTEIEAGLRGKISPIARVSNCGRHYSRFELVKDYSSALKKPLNGALNLQGMKIVLDLAWGAAVGLAPSVFTEMGAEVICLHNEADGDRINVNCGSTHLDILAATVQEHNADIGFGFDGDADRVLAVDNTGRQVNGDYILYLWGRHLQQNQQLPDNLIVSTVMANLGFEKAWQQIGGNLIRTAVGDQYVQAEMQRTGGMLGGEQSGHILCRHYAVTGDGLLTALHIASLVREAGVPLSELVDRSFQTYPQLLRNVRVVDRDRRLGWQDCQPVQKAIALAEAAMGDSGRILVRASGTEPVIRVMVEAANAELANYWTNELVSQVQQHLMD